TGTGACGATGTCTGCACCCGCCTCGGACGCCTTCATCACCTCGTAGCCCGCTGCATCCATCACCTTCAGATCGGCCAGCACCTGCAGATGAGGGAAGGCCGCCTTGATCTCCTTCACAGCGCGCAAGCCCTCGTTAATGACAACCGGCGTGCCGATCTCGACAATGTCAATGTACGCCTCTACCTCTGCCACGACCTCCTTAGCCTCGGGAATATTAACAAGATCGAGCGCTAATTGAAGCTTCATACCAAGATCACTCCTTAGAATTAGTGGTTCAACGTTCCACTTTATTCTAAATCCAAGTATATTATTGGGGAAGTACGCACAATTTAGGAACATAGTACCTCGCAGGGAACTACCCCGTGGCGCGAGAGCTTAGTCGATCGTTGAGGTGCTGTCCGATGCCTTGGGGCTGGAGCCAGACTCCATATGCTGGGTGCCCCACCTCGCCATCACCTCGAGCACTCCCTTGAGGGAACGGCCGTATTCCGTCATCGTATATTCAACCTTCGGCGGCACCTGCGGGTACACGTCCCGATGAATGATGCCGTCCTGCTCGAGCTCTCTCAGCTGCTGAGTGAGCATTTTGTGCGTAATCGCCGGCATCTCCCGCCGCAACTCGCCGAACCGCATCGCACCGTCCGTCAGCAGGCACAGAATGACCGGCTTCCACTTGCCGCCGATGACCTTCAGCGTAGTCTCGACCGCACTCTTGAATTGTTGATCGCCCAATCTACATGCTCCTTACGTCGGTAATCGTCATACATAGGTGTCTTGCCTGACGAATGTTGCACAGACAAGCTCGCACTTATTGAATCCAGTATACACTGCGCTGGAGCGGGCTGTCATACCGATGAGAGGTACGAGATTGTGTATTCTGTCCATTGCCGCTTTCTTCATCTGCTGGTGGTTGTTTAGACGCTTCGACCCACCTGAAGCGAGCATCGAGGTGGGGCAGAGGGCGGAAGTGCTCCGGCTCCGTCACGCGGGCTGGCTCGTTCCCCTTGTATTGTCCGTCGTCGTATTCTTCTTGAAGCTCCTATTCTTGTAATGTGAAAAAAAGACGCCTCCGCCGCTGCTGCACAGAACAGCAGTTCGGTAGGCGTCTTTCTTTCTCACAGCGATATACGTTGCTCCCCGCCTCGTTACCGCCACAACTCGGCAGTCACCCTGCCTCAGCAGTACGCTGACGGCCCTGAATGGCGAACACCGTCATGCTGACCGCGACTATCGCGCATATCATGTACATCACCGAGTACGACGACATGTCTGCGATCGGTCCCATAATAACCCCACCCAGCGAAGAGCCGAGGTCGGCTGTCGCGATGAACAGGCCGAGCAGCACATTGCGGTTGTCCTTAGGCAGGACGAACGTCAAGTACGTCGTCAGCGTCGGATACAGCAGCGCTTGTGCGGCTCCCATCATGATGGCGCCGATATAGAGGAAGCCCACTCCTCCCCAGATGGAGACGCTGACGGCTTGTGCGGCTGCAGCAATCGTCAGCACAATCATGATGATGTAGCCCGTATGCCACTTGCCGTCTGAGGGAATCCGCTTCCGGAGGAGGAAGCGCGCCGCCACGACCGTCGCCGCCTGGAGCATTAAGTAAATGCCGGCATTCCCCCCTTGAATCTGCATGGCATACAGCGGAATGAAGGCCGTCACGGCACCGAAGACGAGGGAGGCTGTCAGCATGAGCACGCTGCACTTGAACAGGTGCGGGTTGCGCACCATCTCGCGATACGACTTCAGGATGATCGCTCCTTGCATCGAGGTACCGCCAGCTGGCTTCGCAGCCTCGACGCCCACGGCCGCCTCGGCGCTATGCGAGTCGACCCGGGCGCTGTAGCCTACAACTCCAGTCATAATAGCAATCGCAAGCATGACGTAGGTGAAGGTCTGCATATCCCCAGACTGCCACATCCCTAGCGCGAGCAGCGGACCGAGTATGCCCGGCATGAAGGCGCACAGCGAGTACAGCGAGATGCCCTGCGAGCGGTCCTCCTCCGGCAGCGCGTCGATGATGCCTAGCTGCAGCGCCATCGAGAAGCACGCCGTACATACCCCTTGCATCACACGCGCGAAGAAATATCCTTCCAGACCGGTGAACGAGTAGAGCAATAGAGCCGATCCGTTAATGACAAGAATAGTACGCAGCACCTTCAACGCTCCGTATCGCTGAATCAACAGTCCCGCCCACGGACGAAGAAGCATCGAGGTGAATAAATAAGCACCCATAATAATGCCGATCGCTGTATTCGAGGCGCCCAGCGAGTCGCCCTTCAGCGGAATGATTACATTCAGCATGGAATTGGCACTGAAGTACAACAGTGTCAACATATATAGCCGTACAAATGGCCAGGCTAAAGCTCCCTTCAACACGTTAGCGACTTCCTCTCATTATCCTTAATTAGCTGGCTCCGTAGACACTAGCCTCAAGCCTCTATTGTGGAGCATCGACCGATCAGAATCAAGCCTTAATTCCAGCGATATCCTTGCATATCCGTTCAATATCATCGGCGAAGCTGTGTGCCTCGAACGCATCAGACATTGGCTGTCCCTGCAGCTGTCGTGCCGCTTCCTCAAGTCGATGCTCGTAGACCGCGATGAACCGATCGATTGTCGGACAGCTGGAGCGAAGATGTCTGGCGATGCCTTGGATGATTTTGATCCGGTAATAGTCCTCCTTCGGCATTCGTGGGATGTCCCAGCGGCCGTCTGTACCGATGAACATGGGGCGAATCGGAACAGCGGAGAAATCGAAATAGCGTCCATGCTCATCCGGCTCCGAGAACGGGTCGATCAGCAGGGAGGTGTAGCGCACATAGAGCAAATATTCCTGGTGTATCGCATCCAGCTGCTCGAAGCGCTCCATATCATCCCGCTGCAGGCTCTCCGGCCTTACCGGATAATTGTCGTCTGCCATGAACTTCAGAAGGTTCACACCCTTCAGGCTCATTCGCTCCAGCAGCGCTGAGATCTCGTTCCACGCCGTACGCATATCTCGAATCGCCTGCTGCGTTATCGGTCCTTCGGGATACAGCTTGTAGACGTACTTTTTGACCGTAGCGGGGCTAGAGCTCTCACTGAAGACGACATCCAGCGTGAATTCATTCATGAACAGTGGCGGATGCACGTAGAGCGATATGTTGCGCGCCTCGGCCTCGAACGGCGAGCTCATCGTCTCGATCTGAATACCGACGGCTTCATATACTTGCCGCAGCTGCTCGAGATAGGAGGAGGAAGTATGCGTCGAGCCGAAGTATACCTTGCGCTTCACAGCTGTCGTGAGCACACGATGAGACGGACCGACCGGCGTCCACCGCGTCGCGCCGAGGTACGTCGAGCAGCTGATGATCTCGGCATCGGAACGCCGATCCTGCATGTATTGACGGACGAGCGACCCCGAGCCGAGCGTCGGTGAGAGCAGAAGTACGCATTGTAGCTGCCGCAGTACGTCATCGTGTAGCTGACTCAGCACCTCAATATAGGCGTCCGCCGTCACAGCGAGTACGAGTGTATCCCAAGACCCTGCAACCGTATTATATGTGTAAAAAAGCTCATCCACGCGGCACTCACCCTGGACCGCCTGATGCTTCTCATTCTGTATCTCTACATATACGTAGTGCTCGTGCTGCCTGAGTGATTCGAAGAACGGAGCGGAGCGAGACGACGGCCTTCCGGCGATGCCGACGTAAGCCTGAAGGCGTTGCTTCAGCAGCACAGCCATCTGGATCGAAACAGGGCCAGTGCCTGCGATGAGGATGTGTGAGTTCGGATTCATAGGGCCTCCTTATGTACGAATAGATGTAGATGGATCATGCCCAGCGCCTATGCTTGCTGGTACAATGCCAGATCGAAGACACGACCGGAACGGCTTACGTGCTCAGCAAGACGCCACTTGCGCTCGTCAACAGCTGCCATCGGGTAATTGAACAGCGACTTCAGTCCATTGCCGTACCGGACCGCTGCTACGATCTGTCTGCCGGTACAGGCATGCAGCTGGTCTAACAGCTCGAATTTCTCAGGGACGGTCGAGCTGAAGATGAGATGGGTCGCCTTGCCGATCTCTGGCAGCTGCTCCGCAGGGGCGAGCTCAAGTCGGATGTCGAGCCCCGCGCCGAGCCGCTCCACGACCTTCCGCCCTAGCGAGATCGCTTCGGCATCAATATCGATGCCAATGATTGTCGCTCCGGTCTGTCGGGCAAGGAATAGTGCGGTCATCGGGAAGGCGCCAGAGCCGATCCAGATGACGGTCGAGTCGGAGGTGAGCGGGAAGCTGCCGAACGGCTCACCTATACTCGCTTCGACGTGGTGGAAGTAGTCACTGCCTTCCGTATGGCCGCTGAGCAGCTTCAGGGCGCGGTACTTCTCCGCGATCCCTACGCACAGCGAGGAGGAGGCGCGCAGCTCCGCCGCAAGCTTCGTCAGCTCCTCGGCCACGGACGAAGGCTGCATCAGCTCGGTCCACAGCAGCTCATGGTCCGTGTTGGTGACGAAGGCAGTATACGCATCGATGACAGCATCGAGCTCCATGCTGTGCTGTGCGGATGTCGGGTAGCGATTGAGCAATTGCGCGAATTGGTCTCGGAACTGCATTAAGCTGCGGCGAAAGTGTACCGCTCGGTCGTCGTGAGCCGCTTCCGTCCATGCTGGAAGCTCATACGGTATGACTTCCGCTTGTGAGTTCATGAATGTCTCCCCTTTGAATCGATTAGGCTAGTAAACGTTTAACGAGATTAATCGTAAACTTTACTATTTAAAGCCTTTGTTAATCATATCCAAAGCTGGGTAAGGCGTCAAGGAGGGATTTGGGGTTCGGTTGTAGGTTTTGATGGATCATTGGATAGATAAATCCAAAATATAGTACACACAGATGGCTTCATAGGGAGATAAGGAGGAATCCTCCTTCAATTCGAGAGTCATCCTTGTTATTTGGATGGGTAGCATTGATTCATAGTAGATCACCGCGACAGCTACTCCTGAATCATCATCCAATATCGTCACTTGCCTGTTTGCAAACTTTTTTTTCACGCTATAACTCTTACCCCGAAGCTGAAACACAAAGTGTGGATTCATTCTAACCATCGAATGATCTTCAAGCTGAAACGAAACATGTTGTTGCTGGTCCTGAATGTGAATCGTCCATTTATTTCGTAGCCATGAACTGATTCGTTTAGACTGAATACGGATTACACGATCCTTGCTCTCTACCACTACATCTATAGCCCAGCGGTCGATGAACAAACTCATGATCTGATCAACTCGATGATAATAAAGACGTCTCACCTTACCGATCTCGACCTGGTTATTGTCTCTAATGATAATGGGCGATGTGGAAAGCCTAAAATATGGCTTCTGGAAATGAAAGGTGTTCATAGTATCACAACCCCTATATGATTATATTTATAGTATATTATATCATTAATTACCACTAAGGATTGCCATGGTGTCTAACCTAACCAATATGTTGAATACGTTAAACAAAGGGAGAGAACGATCTCATGAACTCGACCTTGGTCCAGTGTCAACGTGGACTCCGGTTGGTTGTTCATGCTCCGGTCCCTTCGTATAATCAAGTTGATTATAGGGATTTTAATCCATAACTGGGATGAGGGGCTGTGCGGAGTGAACACGTTAATCGAGTTCAGTAAGGTGACGAAGGAGTATCAGATCGGAGAAGTGCGAATTAAGGCCCTCCAAGGTGTAGACTTTACGATATCGGAGGGGGAATTCGTCGTCATTCTAGGGGCAAGCGGTGCGGGGAAGAGCACCATATTGAACATTCTCGGCGGCATGGACACGGCTTCGTCCGGCCAGGTGCTTGTCCGTGGTCAAGACATTACGCGCTACAATGAGAAGCAATTAACGGAATATCGGGCGGAGAAGGTCGGCTTTGTGTTTCAATTTTATAACCTGATCCCGAATCTGACTGCATTGGAGAACGTCGAATTCGCGACTGAAGTATGCCGCAACTACTTGGATGCCAAGGATATTATGTCGAGAGTCGGATTGAAGGAGCGTACCCGGAACTTTCCCTCGCAGCTGTCGGGAGGGGAGCAGCAACGGGTGGCGATCGCTCGGGCTGTTGCCAAAAACCCGCTCCTGCTGCTCTGTGACGAGCCGACCGGAGCCCTGGATTACAGGACGGGCAAGTCTGTGCTTAAGCTTCTTCAAGACTTGAATCGAGAGACGAACAAGTGTGTTGTAGTGGTTACACATAACACGGCGATCGCGCCTATGGCCGATAA
Above is a genomic segment from Paenibacillus sp. YYML68 containing:
- the cntE gene encoding staphylopine family metallophore export MFS transporter CntE, whose protein sequence is MKGALAWPFVRLYMLTLLYFSANSMLNVIIPLKGDSLGASNTAIGIIMGAYLFTSMLLRPWAGLLIQRYGALKVLRTILVINGSALLLYSFTGLEGYFFARVMQGVCTACFSMALQLGIIDALPEEDRSQGISLYSLCAFMPGILGPLLALGMWQSGDMQTFTYVMLAIAIMTGVVGYSARVDSHSAEAAVGVEAAKPAGGTSMQGAIILKSYREMVRNPHLFKCSVLMLTASLVFGAVTAFIPLYAMQIQGGNAGIYLMLQAATVVAARFLLRKRIPSDGKWHTGYIIMIVLTIAAAAQAVSVSIWGGVGFLYIGAIMMGAAQALLYPTLTTYLTFVLPKDNRNVLLGLFIATADLGSSLGGVIMGPIADMSSYSVMYMICAIVAVSMTVFAIQGRQRTAEAG
- a CDS encoding helix-turn-helix domain-containing protein, producing MGDQQFKSAVETTLKVIGGKWKPVILCLLTDGAMRFGELRREMPAITHKMLTQQLRELEQDGIIHRDVYPQVPPKVEYTMTEYGRSLKGVLEVMARWGTQHMESGSSPKASDSTSTID
- a CDS encoding class I SAM-dependent methyltransferase, which codes for MNSQAEVIPYELPAWTEAAHDDRAVHFRRSLMQFRDQFAQLLNRYPTSAQHSMELDAVIDAYTAFVTNTDHELLWTELMQPSSVAEELTKLAAELRASSSLCVGIAEKYRALKLLSGHTEGSDYFHHVEASIGEPFGSFPLTSDSTVIWIGSGAFPMTALFLARQTGATIIGIDIDAEAISLGRKVVERLGAGLDIRLELAPAEQLPEIGKATHLIFSSTVPEKFELLDQLHACTGRQIVAAVRYGNGLKSLFNYPMAAVDERKWRLAEHVSRSGRVFDLALYQQA
- a CDS encoding opine metallophore biosynthesis dehydrogenase — protein: MNPNSHILIAGTGPVSIQMAVLLKQRLQAYVGIAGRPSSRSAPFFESLRQHEHYVYVEIQNEKHQAVQGECRVDELFYTYNTVAGSWDTLVLAVTADAYIEVLSQLHDDVLRQLQCVLLLSPTLGSGSLVRQYMQDRRSDAEIISCSTYLGATRWTPVGPSHRVLTTAVKRKVYFGSTHTSSSYLEQLRQVYEAVGIQIETMSSPFEAEARNISLYVHPPLFMNEFTLDVVFSESSSPATVKKYVYKLYPEGPITQQAIRDMRTAWNEISALLERMSLKGVNLLKFMADDNYPVRPESLQRDDMERFEQLDAIHQEYLLYVRYTSLLIDPFSEPDEHGRYFDFSAVPIRPMFIGTDGRWDIPRMPKEDYYRIKIIQGIARHLRSSCPTIDRFIAVYEHRLEEAARQLQGQPMSDAFEAHSFADDIERICKDIAGIKA
- a CDS encoding ABC transporter ATP-binding protein yields the protein MNTLIEFSKVTKEYQIGEVRIKALQGVDFTISEGEFVVILGASGAGKSTILNILGGMDTASSGQVLVRGQDITRYNEKQLTEYRAEKVGFVFQFYNLIPNLTALENVEFATEVCRNYLDAKDIMSRVGLKERTRNFPSQLSGGEQQRVAIARAVAKNPLLLLCDEPTGALDYRTGKSVLKLLQDLNRETNKCVVVVTHNTAIAPMADKIIKVKSGMIESVTINTSKQSVEGIEW